One segment of Myxococcus xanthus DNA contains the following:
- a CDS encoding CARDB domain-containing protein: MQQRRRPSWSRTFLLTAGLLAGTGCGGNAAPTEPEQLRSQPQSRGFGPDLVVRELRGPSSIRFGEPFTTIVKVCNEGTAPAQSPIGPIQTDLYLSMDGTLSWPDPSLPPPTDQVLLATLEVSALAAGHCETRAFTGSATLPGPQTDGIYYLGAITDVHQTLVELDEANNTAVTALGIGNRPDLVVTELRGPTSVTDSGTVASTLKVCNQGTNVSDDTIVELYLSTNGTLSLPTTGGPPPTNQASQGTVEVPELLPAHCAIRHASFPVILPPGATPGQPLYLGAIADTPEFSTELNEDNNVFVGDLVAMGAGPDLVVTSVHAPTSIQSGDLLGASVRVCNHGTLPANPSSLELYLSVDGNVTVPGSGSPPPPGQERVGQTDVPLLNPGICITRNVQGAATFPAGAPVDGALFLAAIIDSTQDIPELREDNNAFTQGLIGAGARPDLVVTAVRAPASVAPSASWAPVSVTVCNEGTVAASAVPVDIYLSMVPTLDSPAMGGLLHGTQFKVGGFGLSSVEAGRCVTREEPITLDRPLGAPPQLQAFYVGAIVDPRSNIVELREDNNAFVGEQMGLGNGPDLAITSVKGPASSMPGDVPVTARICNQGTVASQNTQVEFYLAAHAFLNAPIQGGSPYNADPHTAFSIGMHQVPSLDAGECRTISTLATAMSFPAEYIDKAFNLGAIIDPYAQDNELREDNNTFVGDFMGLGHRPDLVVTAIDAPASVRDSILFATTLTVCNQGTYSSEPTMAQVYLSTEPHLVLPDWSGHGTPLPWSQTPVGDVSIPTLHVGHCFTGQVTGAAYIPPGSHGEAIYLGAIIDANDSIEELREENNAFVRGRIGVGSKADLVVTAINAPTSARIHSAFTATVTVCNQGTDYASSSDLELHFSTLPTLEMPRWFGSGSPLPVTQAPIGNISVPHLDAGHCISQSIQASTELPPDALFAQPLYLGAIINGWGNVDELREDNNTFVSGIIGVGDGPDLVITAVQAPPNVGPFATFHPTVTVCNQGTEPSNSTLVEFHLSTEEALVMPRWSGPGNPLPPTQQPIGELSVPLLNPGRCFTGSAVATLTLPPATSPDQKLYLGALVDGMQSQEELREDNNIFMSGRMGVGHASDLVITSLTGPASVEANTAFTATVTVCNQGTSESYPTELEVHLSTDASMAMPEWYGPGIPIPASQVYAGEFGVPALGIDDCITLQVPSWSNLPVLAQPEQPLYLGAAINPDLLAGELREDNNTFVGDIMGVGAGPDLIVTAVQAPVSVERNGNFTASVTVCNQGTQASGSVQLDLYFSTRAQVVMPQWNAPGFPYPRTQALIGAWNVQPLNPGQCTTEPVLAWVELPEEAEPHHPLYLGAIIDSNQAQAELREDNNIFVSGLMGVGNQPDLVVTSVSGPNSVRTGTTFTATVQVCNHGTAPTNGSMDVALYLSSNNTLEFPYQSWPGVPPDSQSQIGVMTVQSLHAGQCVTRNTQVTVNTPPDSGPTGFFYLGALVDPWQNLEELREDNNVLADRFIAVMP; this comes from the coding sequence CTGGCCCGACCCGAGCTTGCCACCCCCGACGGACCAGGTGCTCCTCGCCACGCTGGAGGTCAGCGCGCTGGCGGCCGGCCACTGCGAGACGCGAGCCTTCACCGGCTCCGCTACGCTGCCGGGGCCCCAAACGGACGGAATCTACTACCTCGGAGCCATCACCGACGTGCACCAGACCCTCGTCGAACTGGACGAGGCCAACAACACCGCGGTGACCGCGCTGGGCATCGGAAACCGGCCGGACCTCGTCGTCACGGAGCTTCGTGGCCCCACGAGCGTCACGGACAGCGGGACGGTCGCATCGACGCTCAAGGTGTGCAACCAAGGCACCAACGTGTCGGACGACACCATCGTGGAGCTTTACCTCTCCACGAACGGCACGCTGTCACTTCCAACGACGGGCGGACCTCCCCCCACGAATCAGGCCTCACAGGGAACGGTGGAAGTGCCCGAACTGCTCCCGGCCCACTGTGCCATCCGCCACGCCTCTTTCCCGGTGATATTGCCGCCCGGCGCGACACCTGGTCAGCCGCTCTACCTGGGCGCCATCGCCGATACGCCCGAGTTCTCCACGGAACTCAACGAGGACAACAACGTCTTCGTGGGGGACCTCGTCGCCATGGGAGCGGGACCGGACCTCGTCGTCACCTCGGTGCACGCCCCCACCAGCATCCAAAGCGGAGACCTGCTGGGCGCCTCCGTGAGGGTTTGCAACCACGGCACGCTGCCCGCGAATCCCAGCTCGCTCGAGCTGTACCTCTCCGTGGATGGCAACGTCACCGTGCCAGGCAGCGGCAGCCCACCGCCGCCGGGACAGGAACGGGTGGGCCAGACGGATGTGCCCCTCCTGAACCCTGGCATTTGCATCACTCGCAACGTCCAGGGCGCCGCGACGTTCCCAGCCGGCGCACCCGTGGATGGCGCCCTCTTCCTGGCCGCCATCATCGATTCCACGCAAGACATCCCTGAACTGCGTGAGGACAATAACGCCTTCACCCAGGGACTCATCGGCGCAGGTGCGCGCCCGGACCTCGTCGTGACCGCGGTTCGTGCTCCGGCCAGCGTGGCCCCTTCGGCATCTTGGGCCCCTGTCAGCGTCACGGTATGCAACGAGGGGACCGTCGCTGCCTCGGCGGTCCCGGTGGATATCTACCTGTCCATGGTGCCGACGCTGGACTCGCCTGCCATGGGGGGACTGCTACACGGGACCCAGTTCAAGGTCGGCGGATTCGGCCTCTCCAGCGTCGAAGCAGGGCGTTGCGTCACACGCGAGGAGCCCATCACCCTGGACCGGCCCCTGGGTGCGCCACCCCAACTCCAAGCATTCTACGTGGGCGCCATTGTCGACCCCAGGTCGAACATCGTGGAGCTTCGCGAGGACAACAATGCCTTTGTCGGTGAGCAAATGGGTCTCGGCAACGGGCCGGACCTGGCCATCACCTCCGTGAAGGGCCCCGCCAGCAGCATGCCTGGCGACGTGCCTGTCACCGCCCGCATCTGCAATCAGGGCACCGTGGCCTCACAGAACACCCAGGTGGAGTTCTACCTGGCCGCGCATGCCTTCCTGAATGCTCCGATTCAGGGGGGCTCGCCTTACAACGCCGACCCGCATACGGCGTTCTCCATTGGGATGCACCAGGTGCCATCGTTGGATGCGGGCGAGTGCAGGACGATCTCCACCCTTGCTACCGCGATGAGCTTCCCCGCGGAGTACATCGACAAGGCGTTCAATCTTGGAGCCATCATCGACCCATACGCGCAGGACAATGAACTCCGCGAAGACAACAACACCTTCGTCGGAGACTTCATGGGCCTGGGCCACCGTCCTGACCTGGTGGTCACTGCCATCGATGCTCCCGCCAGCGTGCGCGACAGCATCCTCTTCGCGACCACCCTGACCGTCTGCAACCAGGGCACCTATTCCTCCGAGCCCACGATGGCGCAGGTGTATCTGTCCACCGAACCCCACCTGGTGCTGCCAGATTGGAGCGGGCATGGAACTCCGCTCCCGTGGAGTCAAACGCCCGTGGGCGACGTGAGCATCCCCACCCTGCACGTCGGGCACTGCTTCACAGGGCAAGTGACTGGCGCGGCCTACATCCCGCCCGGCTCGCACGGCGAGGCCATCTATCTGGGCGCCATCATCGATGCGAACGACTCCATCGAGGAGCTCCGCGAGGAGAACAACGCCTTCGTGCGCGGCCGCATCGGCGTAGGGAGCAAGGCGGACCTCGTCGTCACCGCCATCAACGCTCCGACAAGCGCGCGAATCCACAGTGCCTTCACCGCCACCGTGACGGTTTGCAACCAGGGCACCGACTACGCGAGTTCCTCGGACCTGGAACTCCACTTCTCGACCCTGCCCACGTTGGAAATGCCACGGTGGTTCGGTTCGGGCTCCCCCCTGCCCGTCACCCAGGCCCCCATCGGCAACATCTCAGTGCCACACCTGGACGCGGGCCACTGCATTTCCCAATCCATCCAGGCCTCTACAGAGTTGCCACCCGACGCACTGTTTGCCCAACCCCTGTACCTGGGCGCCATCATCAACGGATGGGGCAACGTCGACGAACTGCGCGAGGACAACAACACCTTCGTGAGCGGAATCATCGGCGTCGGTGATGGCCCTGACCTTGTCATCACGGCGGTGCAGGCGCCTCCGAATGTCGGGCCGTTCGCGACGTTTCACCCGACCGTCACGGTTTGCAATCAGGGGACGGAGCCCTCGAACAGCACCCTCGTGGAGTTCCACCTCTCCACGGAAGAGGCGCTCGTCATGCCGCGCTGGAGTGGACCCGGCAATCCACTGCCACCGACGCAGCAGCCCATTGGCGAGCTGAGTGTCCCCCTCCTGAATCCAGGGAGGTGCTTCACGGGAAGCGCTGTCGCAACACTGACGCTGCCGCCCGCGACATCCCCTGACCAGAAACTCTACCTGGGTGCCCTGGTCGATGGGATGCAATCCCAGGAGGAGCTGCGTGAAGACAACAACATCTTCATGAGCGGACGCATGGGCGTGGGCCATGCGTCCGACCTGGTCATCACGTCACTCACGGGCCCCGCGAGCGTCGAAGCCAACACCGCGTTCACCGCCACGGTCACCGTCTGCAATCAAGGCACGTCCGAATCCTATCCCACGGAACTGGAGGTCCACCTCTCCACCGACGCAAGCATGGCCATGCCCGAATGGTACGGCCCGGGAATCCCGATACCCGCCAGCCAGGTGTACGCCGGCGAGTTCGGAGTCCCCGCCTTGGGTATCGACGATTGCATCACGCTGCAGGTGCCCTCCTGGTCGAACCTTCCTGTCCTGGCCCAGCCCGAACAGCCCTTGTATCTCGGCGCGGCCATCAATCCGGACCTGCTCGCGGGTGAGCTGCGCGAGGACAACAACACCTTCGTCGGTGACATCATGGGTGTTGGCGCCGGTCCCGACCTGATTGTCACCGCGGTGCAAGCGCCCGTCAGCGTGGAACGCAACGGCAACTTCACTGCCTCGGTGACAGTCTGCAATCAGGGCACCCAGGCATCGGGCAGCGTGCAGTTGGACCTGTACTTCTCCACCCGGGCCCAGGTCGTGATGCCTCAGTGGAATGCACCAGGTTTCCCCTACCCGCGCACGCAAGCACTCATCGGCGCCTGGAACGTGCAGCCCCTGAATCCGGGACAATGCACCACAGAGCCCGTCCTCGCGTGGGTGGAACTGCCCGAGGAGGCCGAGCCCCATCACCCGCTGTATCTGGGCGCGATCATTGACTCGAACCAGGCGCAGGCCGAGCTGCGCGAAGACAACAACATCTTCGTCAGCGGACTCATGGGTGTGGGCAACCAGCCAGACCTGGTCGTCACCTCCGTCTCCGGCCCCAACTCCGTGAGAACGGGAACAACCTTCACCGCCACCGTGCAGGTCTGCAACCATGGCACCGCGCCCACCAACGGCTCCATGGATGTGGCGCTGTACCTGTCGAGCAACAACACGCTCGAATTCCCCTATCAAAGCTGGCCGGGCGTCCCCCCCGACAGTCAGAGCCAGATTGGAGTGATGACCGTGCAATCTCTGCACGCCGGGCAGTGCGTCACGCGCAACACGCAGGTGACGGTCAACACGCCTCCGGATTCTGGCCCCACTGGGTTCTTCTACCTGGGCGCCCTCGTCGACCCATGGCAGAACCTCGAGGAACTGCGCGAGGACAACAACGTCCTCGCGGACCGGTTCATCGCGGTGATGCCGTAG
- a CDS encoding DUF6923 family protein encodes MMDRKWLGLLFIGAVWASNAWANDFRAEKLVNGLKQYTVATYPETLRFTFTVTNIDPTLPSELLSATAPLLKSCTLSPTSPLVVPAGGHVTYQCEIELESYDACLTWGIHDANPVTPNHEVSFTSTFSIGWDAGASQAGANVLCLPQPDLFCDDTVYLSTASRSPEGRPAAPSRLYIFDPTTGALTLQGEAALPYNALAFNHFDNILYAIASDGVSAPSFIRIDATGSSSIIAPLDTSAPRSAIWTAGSVLKDGSYVGFEHSTHRLIRINPSTGGTLSEQVVTIPGDFQMADFATNPRDGQLYAFNNATQRLTRIDPLTGVATDHPEPAQIDGRSAENPVMSAAVFTRDGELFLYGTSGPDTHRVSGFHAVDVTTGNLTRLLTRPVPQLANGAMCGVYSWGSPRPQPTTRDRGFFGASESALLECLAYGPISLGALGEVSTLPGALGILWANPAIAANNTRRTALESLKVRTAREALTAVCNERVFNTRAPALSALENPASLEPGRVEELRQRLERHNHSGKRTAIPLRKRIFAVDPLRAMERAEEPRF; translated from the coding sequence ATGATGGATAGGAAATGGCTCGGGCTCCTGTTCATTGGCGCCGTCTGGGCATCGAACGCCTGGGCCAACGACTTCCGAGCCGAGAAGCTCGTGAACGGGCTCAAGCAATACACGGTCGCCACCTACCCGGAGACGCTGCGCTTCACGTTCACCGTCACCAACATCGACCCGACGCTCCCCTCCGAGTTGCTCTCCGCGACCGCGCCCCTGCTGAAGTCCTGCACGCTCTCGCCCACGTCCCCCCTCGTGGTTCCAGCGGGAGGCCACGTCACGTATCAGTGCGAAATCGAGCTGGAGAGCTATGACGCGTGTCTCACATGGGGGATACACGATGCGAACCCCGTGACGCCCAACCACGAGGTCTCCTTCACCAGCACCTTCAGCATCGGCTGGGACGCAGGCGCCAGCCAGGCGGGGGCCAACGTGCTCTGCCTTCCTCAGCCCGACCTGTTCTGTGACGACACCGTCTACCTCTCCACGGCTTCGCGCTCTCCGGAAGGACGGCCCGCGGCCCCCTCACGGCTCTACATCTTCGACCCCACCACCGGCGCGCTGACGCTACAGGGTGAAGCCGCGCTTCCCTACAACGCGCTGGCGTTCAACCACTTCGACAACATCCTGTACGCCATCGCCTCGGACGGTGTCAGCGCGCCCAGCTTCATCCGCATCGACGCCACCGGCTCTTCGAGCATCATCGCCCCGCTGGACACCTCGGCACCTCGCTCGGCCATCTGGACCGCGGGATCCGTTCTCAAGGATGGCTCCTACGTCGGCTTCGAGCACAGCACCCATCGCCTCATCCGCATCAACCCCAGCACCGGGGGCACCCTCTCCGAGCAAGTGGTGACCATCCCGGGAGACTTCCAGATGGCGGACTTCGCGACGAATCCTCGGGACGGCCAGCTCTACGCCTTCAACAACGCCACCCAGCGGCTGACCCGCATCGACCCGCTCACGGGCGTGGCCACCGACCATCCCGAGCCCGCGCAGATTGACGGCAGGTCCGCGGAGAACCCCGTCATGAGCGCCGCCGTCTTCACACGCGACGGCGAGCTCTTCCTCTACGGAACCAGCGGCCCCGACACCCACAGGGTCAGCGGCTTCCATGCCGTGGACGTGACGACGGGAAACCTGACCCGCCTCCTCACGCGGCCGGTGCCCCAGCTCGCGAACGGCGCGATGTGTGGCGTCTACTCCTGGGGCTCGCCTCGTCCGCAGCCGACGACCCGGGACCGCGGATTCTTCGGCGCCAGCGAGAGCGCCCTCTTGGAGTGCCTGGCATACGGCCCCATCTCCCTCGGCGCGCTCGGCGAAGTCTCCACCCTCCCAGGTGCCCTGGGCATCCTCTGGGCCAACCCCGCCATCGCCGCGAACAACACGCGCCGCACGGCCCTGGAGTCCTTGAAGGTCCGGACGGCGCGCGAAGCGCTGACGGCGGTCTGCAACGAGCGCGTCTTCAACACGCGCGCGCCTGCCCTGTCCGCGCTGGAGAATCCCGCGTCGCTCGAACCCGGCCGGGTGGAAGAGCTGCGTCAACGGCTGGAGCGGCACAATCACTCTGGCAAGCGGACCGCCATCCCGCTGCGAAAACGAATCTTCGCGGTGGACCCGCTGCGAGCCATGGAGCGCGCCGAGGAACCTCGGTTCTGA
- a CDS encoding histidine phosphatase family protein produces the protein MRAMKTPGKQVVLVRHGETEWSRAGRHTGRTDIPLLDSGREMGRLLGAPLKAWRFDTVYTSPLSRAADTCALAGYGDYAQLREDLMEWDYGDYEGRTGAEIRAERPDWTIWKNGVPNGETAAQVATRVDSVISDALRTDGDVLIFAHGHLLRVLAARWLGLPPWEGRLFLLSTASISVLGHDGDRRRPAIVSWNDTTHLRA, from the coding sequence ATGCGAGCCATGAAGACCCCCGGGAAACAGGTGGTACTCGTCCGGCACGGAGAGACGGAGTGGAGCCGCGCCGGTCGGCACACAGGGCGGACGGACATTCCGCTCCTGGACTCCGGAAGGGAGATGGGCCGCCTTCTCGGCGCGCCGCTGAAGGCCTGGCGCTTCGACACCGTCTACACCAGCCCGCTGAGCCGCGCGGCGGACACCTGCGCCCTGGCCGGCTACGGGGACTACGCCCAACTGCGTGAGGACCTCATGGAGTGGGACTACGGCGACTACGAGGGGCGCACCGGCGCGGAGATTCGCGCCGAGCGGCCCGACTGGACCATCTGGAAGAACGGCGTCCCCAACGGAGAGACCGCGGCGCAGGTCGCCACTCGCGTGGACAGCGTCATCTCCGACGCGCTCCGGACGGACGGGGACGTGCTCATCTTCGCCCACGGGCACCTGCTTCGCGTGCTCGCGGCGCGGTGGCTGGGCCTGCCCCCGTGGGAAGGCCGCCTCTTCCTGCTGAGCACCGCGTCCATCAGCGTGCTCGGCCATGACGGCGACAGGCGCCGCCCGGCCATCGTGTCGTGGAACGACACCACGCACCTGCGCGCGTAG
- a CDS encoding anthranilate synthase component II, which produces MILVIDNYDSFTFNLVQLLYTLGAEVKVVRNDDLDAEGVAASGASHLVISPGPCTPHEAGVSVAAIAQSRVPVLGVCLGHQSIGAAFGGKVVRAPEPVHGKAAHIRHGGTGLFAGLSEGFAAARYHSLIVEAPSLPAELEATAWSQDGLIMALRHRERPVVGVQFHPESVLTPEGPALVRNFLEGRL; this is translated from the coding sequence GTGATTCTGGTCATCGACAACTACGATTCCTTCACCTTCAACCTCGTGCAGCTCCTGTACACGCTGGGGGCCGAGGTGAAGGTGGTGCGCAACGACGACCTGGATGCCGAAGGTGTCGCGGCCTCGGGCGCGTCCCACCTGGTGATTTCGCCGGGGCCCTGCACTCCGCACGAGGCGGGCGTCAGCGTGGCGGCCATTGCCCAGTCACGCGTGCCGGTGCTGGGCGTGTGCCTGGGGCACCAGTCCATTGGCGCGGCCTTCGGCGGCAAGGTGGTGCGCGCGCCAGAGCCGGTGCACGGGAAGGCGGCGCACATCCGGCATGGCGGCACGGGGCTCTTCGCCGGGCTCAGCGAGGGCTTCGCGGCGGCGCGCTACCACTCGCTCATCGTGGAGGCGCCGTCACTGCCCGCTGAATTGGAAGCCACCGCGTGGAGCCAGGATGGCCTCATCATGGCGCTGCGCCATCGCGAGCGGCCCGTGGTGGGCGTGCAGTTCCATCCGGAGAGCGTGCTTACACCCGAGGGCCCCGCGCTGGTGCGCAACTTCCTGGAAGGGCGGTTGTAG
- a CDS encoding anthranilate synthase component I, giving the protein MDAQERKSAYRQRAEQGEAVPVSVELPADLDTPLSAYLKLGGGSRGFILESCYGGERFGRYSHIGAEPAGRVRLDRNGATLWRGSREERRDGNPLDVLRQLWRELAVARLPGEAPFLGGLVGYMGYNCFSWLEPSVPDRHPSDISFPDSEWLVCEDFVTHDTRTGTLKATAIARPSLHGSVAAALKDAEGRAQAMADRLLKPLPPEAYAPEPRMRGDAAPTACWDRAGYESAVAQAQEYIRAGDIFQVVLARRFESRGAPPPLSLYRALRRVNPSPYLFLVELGEARALVGASPELLVQVRDGDVVVRPIAGTRRRGASEAEDLALEKELLADEKELAEHIMLVDLGRNDVGRVAAPGSVRVEDMMLIERYSHVMHIVSQVRGKLDAKYDALDALASTFPAGTVSGAPKIRAMQIIDELEVQRRGPYSGAVGYLSFCGTLDVAIALRTFFVDGDRTMWTSGAGVVADSVPSKEADETEAKAGAMAAALRLAREGGGR; this is encoded by the coding sequence ATGGATGCACAGGAGCGGAAGTCAGCCTATCGGCAGCGCGCGGAGCAGGGTGAGGCGGTGCCGGTGTCGGTGGAGCTGCCGGCGGACCTCGATACGCCGCTGTCGGCCTATCTGAAGCTGGGCGGTGGTTCGCGCGGCTTCATCCTCGAGTCGTGTTACGGCGGCGAGCGGTTCGGCCGCTACAGCCACATCGGCGCGGAGCCCGCGGGCCGCGTGCGCTTGGACCGGAACGGTGCCACCTTGTGGCGCGGCTCGCGCGAGGAGCGCCGGGACGGCAATCCCCTGGATGTGCTCCGCCAGCTCTGGCGCGAGCTGGCCGTGGCCCGGCTCCCTGGAGAGGCCCCCTTCCTCGGCGGGCTCGTGGGGTACATGGGCTACAACTGCTTCTCGTGGCTGGAGCCCTCGGTGCCGGACCGGCACCCCAGCGACATCTCCTTCCCGGACTCGGAATGGCTGGTGTGCGAGGACTTCGTCACGCACGACACCCGCACCGGGACGCTCAAGGCCACCGCCATTGCCCGTCCGTCGCTGCACGGCAGCGTGGCCGCCGCGCTGAAGGACGCGGAGGGGCGCGCGCAGGCCATGGCGGATCGGTTGTTGAAACCACTGCCACCAGAGGCCTATGCGCCCGAGCCGCGCATGCGTGGGGACGCGGCGCCTACCGCGTGCTGGGACCGCGCGGGGTATGAGTCGGCGGTGGCTCAGGCGCAGGAGTACATCCGCGCCGGAGACATCTTCCAGGTCGTGCTCGCGCGCCGCTTCGAATCCCGGGGCGCGCCGCCGCCGCTGTCGCTCTACCGCGCGCTGCGGCGGGTGAATCCATCGCCGTACCTTTTCCTCGTGGAGCTGGGCGAGGCCCGCGCGCTGGTGGGCGCGTCGCCGGAGTTGCTGGTGCAGGTGCGCGACGGGGACGTGGTGGTGCGGCCCATCGCCGGCACCCGGCGCCGTGGTGCGTCCGAGGCCGAGGACCTGGCGCTGGAGAAGGAGCTGCTCGCGGACGAGAAGGAGCTCGCCGAGCACATCATGCTGGTGGACCTGGGGCGCAACGACGTGGGCCGCGTGGCGGCGCCTGGCTCGGTGCGCGTCGAGGACATGATGCTCATCGAGCGCTACAGCCACGTGATGCACATCGTGTCGCAGGTGCGCGGCAAGCTCGACGCGAAGTACGACGCGCTGGATGCGCTGGCCAGCACCTTCCCCGCGGGCACGGTGTCGGGCGCGCCCAAGATTCGCGCGATGCAAATCATCGACGAGTTGGAGGTCCAGCGGCGCGGGCCCTATTCGGGCGCGGTGGGCTACCTGTCCTTCTGCGGCACGCTGGACGTGGCGATTGCGCTGCGCACCTTCTTCGTGGACGGAGACCGGACGATGTGGACCTCGGGCGCGGGAGTGGTCGCGGACTCGGTGCCGTCGAAGGAAGCGGACGAGACGGAAGCCAAGGCGGGCGCCATGGCCGCCGCGCTGCGGCTGGCGCGCGAGGGAGGTGGCCGGTGA
- a CDS encoding ligase-associated DNA damage response exonuclease: protein MVRLQAPRYLNGTLSAAPSAPLMTVTPQGLYCVPGGFHVDPWRPVDRALITHAHGDHARSGSHRYLGARAGKGLLHRRLGADATIDTLDYGERLRINGVTVSFHPAGHVLGSAQLRVEHGGETWVVSGDYKRAPDPTCTPFEVVPCHTFITEATFGLPIFRWDATEQVAEDILRWWDTNRALGRAAVLFCYALGKAQRLLAELAKLTDRTVFVHGALHSLVDVYRNAGVRMLPTHRVSEVEKGTSFAGALVLAPPSASGTTWMRRFGEHETGFASGWMRVRGNRRRRGFDRGFVLSDHADWPDLLRTVKDTRAERVLVTHGYAEPLAHYLREQGVDAAPLATPFEGEAED, encoded by the coding sequence GTGGTCCGGCTCCAAGCCCCTCGCTATCTGAATGGGACTTTGAGTGCCGCTCCTTCCGCCCCATTGATGACGGTGACGCCTCAGGGGCTCTACTGCGTTCCCGGCGGCTTCCACGTCGACCCCTGGCGTCCGGTGGACCGGGCGCTCATCACCCACGCGCATGGAGACCACGCGCGCAGTGGCAGCCACCGCTATCTGGGCGCCCGGGCGGGCAAGGGACTGCTCCATCGGAGATTGGGCGCGGACGCAACCATCGACACGCTCGACTACGGCGAACGGCTGCGCATCAACGGAGTCACCGTCAGCTTCCATCCCGCGGGCCACGTGCTGGGCAGCGCGCAGCTGCGTGTGGAGCACGGCGGCGAGACCTGGGTCGTGTCCGGCGACTACAAGCGCGCGCCGGACCCCACGTGCACGCCCTTCGAGGTCGTCCCCTGCCACACCTTCATCACCGAGGCGACGTTCGGCTTGCCCATCTTCCGCTGGGACGCGACGGAGCAGGTGGCCGAGGACATCCTGCGTTGGTGGGACACCAACCGCGCGCTGGGCCGCGCGGCGGTGCTGTTCTGCTACGCGCTGGGCAAGGCGCAGCGGCTGCTCGCGGAGTTGGCGAAGCTGACCGACCGCACCGTGTTCGTCCACGGCGCCTTGCACTCCCTGGTGGACGTATACCGGAACGCGGGCGTCCGCATGCTGCCCACGCACCGGGTGTCGGAGGTGGAGAAGGGCACCTCGTTCGCGGGAGCGCTGGTGCTGGCGCCGCCGAGCGCGAGCGGCACCACGTGGATGCGCCGCTTCGGTGAGCACGAAACCGGCTTCGCGTCCGGCTGGATGCGCGTTCGAGGCAACCGCCGCCGCCGGGGCTTCGACCGCGGCTTCGTGCTGTCGGACCACGCGGACTGGCCCGACCTGCTGCGCACGGTGAAGGACACCCGGGCGGAGCGCGTGCTGGTGACGCACGGCTACGCCGAGCCGCTGGCCCACTACCTGCGCGAGCAGGGCGTGGACGCCGCGCCCCTGGCCACGCCCTTCGAAGGCGAAGCGGAGGACTGA